One Labrus mixtus chromosome 12, fLabMix1.1, whole genome shotgun sequence DNA segment encodes these proteins:
- the LOC132984808 gene encoding protein yippee-like 5 — protein MGRIFLDHIGGTRLFSCANCDTILTNRAELISTRFTGATGRAFLFNKVVNLQHSEVQDRVMLTGRHMVRDVSCKNCNSKVGWMYEFATEESQRYKEGRVILERALVRESEGFEHVPSDNS, from the exons ATGGGGCGGATCTTCTTGGACCACATTGGCGGGACTCGCCTCTTCTCCTGTGCCAACTGTGACACCATTCTGACAAACCGTGCAGAACTCATCTCGACACGCTTCACTGGAGCAACCGGCCGGGCTTTCCTTTTCAACAAG GTTGTGAATCTGCAGCACAGCGAGGTGCAGGACAGGGTCATGCTGACGGGGAGACACATGGTGCGGGACGTCAGCTGCAAGAACTGCAACAGCAAAGTGGGCTGGATGTACGAGTTCGCCACGGAGGAGAGCCAGCGTTACAAAGAGGGCCGCGTCATCCTGGAGAGGGCGCTGGTGAGGGAGAGTGAAGGCTTCGAGCATGTTCCCTCCGACAACTCCTGA
- the slc35a1 gene encoding CMP-sialic acid transporter, producing MAVENVSVVFKLYCLTVMTLVAATYTVALRYTRTISAGDLYFSTTAVCITEVIKLILSLGMLSNETGSPSRLKKALVEHVLCSPKELLKLSVPSLVYAVQNNMAFLALSNLDAAVYQVTYQLKIPCTALCTVLMLNRSLSRLQWFSVFMLCGGVTLVQWKPAEATKVQIEQNPFVGFVAIAIAVLCSGFAGVYFEKVLKSSDTSLWVRNIQMYLSGIVVTLIGVFVNDGDNVLEKGFFFGYTPWVCFVVFLASVGGLYTSVVVKYTDNIMKGFSAAAAILLSTVASVLLFGLQITVSFASGSFLVCISIYLYGLPKQDTSKLKNVDHTDPESKQKLISV from the exons ATGGCAGTCG aaaATGTGAGTGTGGTCTTCAAGCTGTACTGCCTGACGGTGATGACCCTGGTGGCTGCCACATACACAGTGGCGCTCAGGTACACGAGGACCATCTCAGCCGGAGACCTGTACTTCTCCACGACTGCAGTGTGCATCACTGAGGTCATCAAGTTAATACTGAGTCTGGGGATGCTGTCAAA TGAAACGGGGAGCCCTTCCAGACTGAAGAAAGCCTTAGTGGAACACGTTCTGTGCAGCCCCAAAGAGCTGCTGAAGCTGAGTGTGCCCTCGCTGGTGTACGCCGTTCAGAACAACATGGCCTTTCTAGCATTGAGTAACCTTGATGCAGCGGTTTATCAG GTGACCTATCAGCTGAAGATCCCGTGCACAGCGTTGTGTACAGTCCTCATGCTGAACCGCTCTCTCAGCCGGCTGCAGTGGTTCTCTGTCTTCATGCTCTGCGGGGGCGTGACGCTCGTTCAGTGGAAGCCCGCAGAGGCTACTAAAGTCCAG ATTGAACAAAATCCTTTTGTTGGCTTTGTGGCCATCGCTATTGCTGTGCTCTGCTCTGGATTTGCAG GTGTGTACTTCGAGAAGGTGCTGAAGAGTTCCGACACGTCTCTGTGGGTGAGAAACATCCAGATGTACCTGTCCGGCATCGTGGTCACCCTGATCGGCGTTTTTGTCAACGATGGAGATAATGTCTTGGAGAAAGGCTTCTTCTTCGGTTACACTCCCTGGGTGTGCTTTGTCGTTT TCCTGGCCAGTGTGGGTGGTCTGTACACGTCGGTGGTGGTGAAGTACACGGACAACATCATGAAAGGATTCTCTGCTGCCGCCGCCATCCTCCTCTCGACCGTGGCGTCTGTGCTCCTGTTTGGACTACAGATAA CCGTCTCTTTTGCCTCCGGATCCTTCCTGGTGTGTATTTCCATCTACCTGTACGGACTCCCAAAGCAAGACACAAGCAAGCTGAAAAATGTGGATCACACGGACCCAGAATCCAAACAGAAACTGATCAGTGTGTGA
- the rars2 gene encoding probable arginine--tRNA ligase, mitochondrial, protein MACFFRRSIAAKLGRTLQQSEDAFITALSAVPVFKKQQSADFKLPISTLRISGILPSNVDVQLQTETLANQLEQDSVVEEISAGPGVIHFKVNRKLLVQKMLELFGKDQDDKFGLNSELFSSLKRGTTLVEYSSPNIAKKFHAGHLRSTIIGNFIANLKQSLGHDVIRMNYLGDWGMQFGLLGAGFSRFGCQEKLKQNPLQHLFEVYVQVNKEAEHNEDMKQAARDFFRQLEQHEGEAVSLWQQFREITVDEYQRVYKRLGVHFDVYSGESFHQDRAQEVVQQLQNQGLLKTSERGTGVVDLSPAGDMSSVCTVLRSDGTTLYITRDLAAAIDRKEKYHFNEMIYVTDKSQANHFSQLFQILLSAGHSWADRCQHVPFGLVRGMKTRSGEVVFLEDVLDEARSRMLHNMSRSTTTKELENPEDTAEKVGISALIVQDFKGPLQSDYSFDWERMLQAQGDTGVFLQYTHARLCSLIRRTEEAQAVIFDPSLLLEQTSVSILQHLLRYDEVLFQSVQDLQPKHLVNFLLKLSHLIASAHRELPVKGSRQDVAQARLRLFSAACSVLANGMRILGITPVDKM, encoded by the exons ATGGCCTGTTTCTTCAGGAGGAGTATTGCAGCGAAG CTCGGGAGGACGTTGCAGCAGTCTGAAGATGCCTTCATCACAGCTCTGTCAGCAGTTCCGGTTTTTAAGAAACA GCAGAGTGCTGACTTCAAATTGCCCATCAGCACATTGCGAATCAGTGGGATTTTACCGTCCAATGTTGACGTccagctgcagacagaaaccTTGGCCAATCAG CTGGAGCAGGACAGTGTGGTGGAGGAGATATCGGCTGGACCTGGAGTGATACATTTCAAGGTTAATCGCAAACTTCTTGTCCAG AAAATGTTGGAGCTTTTTGGAAAAGACCAGGATGACAAATTTGGGTTGAACAGTGAGCTTTTCAGCAGTCTAAAGAGAGGAACAACTTTAGTTGAGTATAG cTCTCCAAATATTGCCAAGAAATTTCACGCTGGACATCTGCGCTCTACAATTATTG GTAACTTCATCGCTAACTTAAAGCAGTCGCTTGGACACGATGTTATTCGAATGAACTATCTCGGAGACTGGGGGATGCAGTTTG GTTTGCTGGGAGCTGGGTTCAGTCGGTTTGGATGTcaggaaaaactgaaacagaATCCCTTACAGCATTTATTTGAG GTTTACGTCCAGGTGAACAAGGAAGCAGAGCACAATGAAGACATGAAACAGGCCGCCAGAGATTTCTTCAGACAGCTGGAGCAGCACGAGGGGGAAGCTGTGTCGTTATGGCAACAGTTCAGAGAGATCACAGTGGACGAGTATCAACGTGTTTACAAG CGGTTGGGGGTCCACTTTGATGTTTACTCCGGAGAGTCTTTTCACCAGGACCGGGCCCAGGAGGTggtgcagcagctgcagaatcAAGGCCTGCTGAAAACCTCTGA aAGAGGAACAGGTGTAGTGGATCTCTCACCTGCTGGAGACATGAGCAGCGTCTGCACGGTGCTCCGCAGTGACGGCACAACTCTCTACATCACCAG AGATCTCGCTGCAGCGATCGACCGAAAAGAAAAGTATCATTTCAATGAGATGATTTACGTG ACGGATAAGAGTCAAGCGAATCACTTCAGCCAGCTGTTCCAGATCCTGCTATCTGCGGGACATTCTTGGGCTGACAG GTGTCAGCATGTGCCCTTTGGCCTGGTGCGGGGTATGAAGACCCGGAGCGGTGAGGTGGTGTTTCTGGAGGATGTGCTGGATGAAGCTCGATCCAGAATGCTTCACAACATGAGCCGCTCGACAA CGACAAAGGAACTGGAAAATCCAGAGGACACGGCAGAGAAAGTAGGAATCAGTGCGCTAATAGTCCAG GACTTCAAAGGTCCCCTGCAGTCCGACTACTCGTTCGACTGGGAGCGGATGCTGCAGGCTCAGGGAGACACGGGAGTGTTCCTCCAGTACACACATGCTCGACTCTGCAG TTTAATACGGAGGACTGAAGAAGCCCAGGCAGTCATATTTGATCCATCTCTTCTGCTGGAGCAGACGAGTGTAAGCATCCTGCAGCACCTCCTTCG TTATGATGAAGTGTTGTTCCAGTCAGTCCAGGATCTGCAGCCCAAACACCTGGTCAACTTTTTGTTGAAGCTGAG CCACCTGATCGCCtctgcacacagagagctgCCGGTGAAAGGAAGCCGTCAGGATGTTGCACAg GCCAGGTTACGACTGTTCAGTGCGGCCTGCTCAGTCCTGGCTAACGGGATGAGGATCCTGGGAATCACACCGGTTGATAAGATGTGA